In the genome of Thunnus thynnus chromosome 6, fThuThy2.1, whole genome shotgun sequence, the window TGCACAAAGATTAGTGAGCAGCAGTACCTGGGTCAAAGAAAACTATGGCTTTCAAGCAGGCATATTCATTGTCGTCTATCTGAAGCTCCTGGAAAGGAAGCACCAGCTCATCCAGGATTCTCACTGCTACTCTGCCCACCTCCAACTCTGGGCAGTTTCTGGGGATGATGTGGTCATTTCCTGCAggataatcacatttttttttttaggttgagACTTAAAATACTACATTTGAATTTCTTCCTGGATGTGAAAATACTTTTGTTAATAGGATTGGGCACTGAGTGATGGCAATATGAATGCAGCTGCAGGGGATTTTAGGTGTAAAATGCTCTTTCATGCGCCAGTTTTACCTAATAAGAGGATATCTTTGTACAGCATGGACCTCTTTGCAGCACCGAGCAAGAGATGCTCTCCAGCATGAGCTCGCAGCAACGCCACCTGAAATAGAATGAATTCATTTACTTATTAGCTGTgtgataataaatatttaaacctctacatgttaatttaaaggATTTGGTATTGTATAGTTGTAAACTGAAGCTTCAAAGAGAGCGGACACTGGCTCCCTCGCTAATACAACATCAGCAAATCAGTTACCAAGCCCTGGTGATCACACTGTTAATGATTCAGCAGTTTTTTCGAGGAGGGATATAACTTTAAAACCAGCTCATCATATTCTAACTCAGGATTAAAATACATTAACCACTCTGGTTGAAGAGTTTAAGGTGTTTGGTGATGAAAAAACCCTCCTCATTAAAGATTTTAATCATTTCTTCTGCTgcaattttgttttattcaggAAGTGATATTCAGTGATAAGTCTACACTTGGTGACACTGCAGCCTGCACTAGTGGTTTGGTTTTGAGATGGATGTTGTCGCAGGAGTAGACTGGTTGATGAGTGACCAGAGTGTCTATACAACTATGTACACTCTGTCTGCGTTAGAGTCATACCTGGTCATCCAGGGGCAGGTCACAGAATGCTGGGATGTACTTGGCCCACTCCACCAACACCAGCAGCTGCTGTTTCATGGACTCACACACATCTGTGATGGTGGCGATCTTTTTGGTTCTTATGTCGCCGTTCAGTATAGGAGCAGGGGAGGTGATCTAGGCAGGGCAATGCAGACGTGAAATCATTTTATGCCTCATTACAGGTGATTAATAAAAGTGAGACGTGACTCCTAAAGATGATTTAGTAGGTCTTACTTGTCTTGACAGTACATCTGCCTGGATGAGTGCATTGATGGATGGTAAACTGCTGTCTTCATAGCTGGATCTCCTGGTGCTGATTCTGTCTCTTTCATTCTGtacagctaaaaaaaacacagatttgtaGTTATTAGTGCTGCAGCTGTCATCGCTAGGTACATGTAGAAGAAAAATGTGCAATTTTCATGCAGCTATGTAAACTGAAAACCcaggaaaaacagtaaaaaaatgtttaattttcctCCAAATCTTTGTCACGCAAAGATAGACGACTGAGTCATTTAGAAGAAAAATAAGGCTTCCAAGGTTGTCATGTTTATCAGTATATGGCTATTATTGCTCTGAACTGTTTGCTCAGCATAAGCTGGTCGGAGACTTGAGCGCTTCACGGAGTGATCATTAACGAAGTACTACTCTCCTGAGTATTGCAACATAGTGAGTCGAGTAGTATCAATTCAGTGGGGACAGCTCACACTGTGACAGTGATTTGCTGACTAACTCTTACCTTCTTTCTTCATGCCAGCTCTAAAGCATTTCTTCAGTCGGCAGTATCTGCATTGATTTCGCTTGTCTTTGTCCACAACACATTGTCTGTTGAACCTGGAAAGTGAGTTGAATAAGTTGGTTTGTGCTGTCATACACTCAAAAAAGAAACTTGAAGCAATTCAGCccattttttttgcaatttataACCAAGAGAAACAACACAAGAATAGACTTTTCTCAATGCTCAATGGCACATCAGCAGTAGTATAACAGATCAGAAGACTTAGTCTTAAATTTCTCAAACGCCCTCCTCTACTATTACAGATCTGCTCTCACCTGCACGAATACATGTGGTTTTTGCGGACGCTGCGTCTGAAGAAGCCCTTGCAGCCGTCACAGCTGGACGCCCCATAGTGCTTGCCAGTGGCTCTGTCTCCGCATATGGCACACAGGCTGCCCGCTGCCAGGTGGCCGGTAGCGTTCATGTTGGCGCTCTCAGCCGGTGAGGAGTCTGACCCAagaagagcgagagagagagagagagaaaacatctcATCAGGTCAACAGGCTTTTAGGTCATCAGTTTTTGACGTGTAACAGGAAGACACAAGGTTACCCGAAACCAGAGGAAGAGTGTTTTTATTAAAGCTTAATTACACGACAGTCAGCAAACATCAAGAAATATGTTTGATCACTAGTTCAGAGGCTGTAGAACAGTGTTTCTACTTGACAGATTGTCAAGCTGGTTTAATAAAAGAGGGTGTGAACGGCCAGAGTGAATACAGTGATCAGCTCCATTGACGGCTGATCAAAACCAGCCTTCATGAGAGCCTGCGAGGATCTGTAACCTGCCTGAGTGACTCAGACAGAGTCAACAGACCAGAATTGATGTTGGCTTGATTACCACTGTAAAGGCAATCACTGGAGACAGTTTTCTTTTCAGCAACCCTCACTGTCACCAGACCGGGTCAATTAATCACAGAGTATGTCACAATACATTCTATAGATTGAAAATGGCAGGCTGACCCATGAACGGACATTGTAAAGTAGAAACatgtaaatgatgaaaaagatgagttttaaaGTGGTTTAAAATCTCAAATCTCCCGTTCTAGCTTCTTCTTTTTAGTGTGAGTGGTAATTTTAGAATCAGGATCACAGCCAGACGTCATGGGAGACTGCATATATAAATAAGTTGGTGTCATTGTAAGCACttctccaaaaaaagaaaaaaaaaattacaccgttttttcttcactttagACTTTGTGGGAACTGACTGTTGGTAACAGGAGAAGGAGGATCATGATACTCAAACTACTGCTTCATCAGAGGATGAATATCAACCCACTGAAATCAATCTATCACACCACAAGCTGAAACAGGTTAAAATTGCCTCTACCGAACGACCCGAGTGTATTGAGGATAGAGCCCCGTAAATCAAAATCTCTTAATGTTTTACCATCGCGCCCAGAGGTGATAAAAGACCACTGCTCAGGATCATCCCTCTGCGAGCAGGAGCAGATGGACAAATGACCCCTTTTTATCACTTCACGCAAGAActccctctgtcctctcctgACCAAAGTTTTAACTTAGTAAAAGTTTCAAAGTTCAACGCCAGAGCTGCATATATGTGACTCACCTGTGCCCATGGCAAGCACATGCATGTTTTCGAACTCCAGCGTGGTGTAGGCTGGGTCCAGAGCCTCGCTGTAGTCTGCCATGTCCATGTCCACCAGTGCTTTGGACAAACAAATTCGCAACTACCTGACAGTGGGGCAGAAAGACTTGTCCAAGAAGCTACtgtgacccccccccctcctcctcctcctcctcctcctcctccttctcacacctccacacacctccactaacccccccccctccctcttttttgAGCCTGGCCCCGCCCCGTTATAAGGTAGCTCCCCAGCCCAGTTCAGTATGATGGGGACCTACTGGTGTCAGAGAGAAAACCAGTGAATGACAGCCCAGCTcgcctccttctcctccttctctggtGCCACTAACCAGAGGAGAGGTGGAGTGTCTCTCTGGTTGATGGTTAACTAGCTGGAATCAcagggttgttgtttttttttttagagatagCACAACTTTGACATCTGCCATCTCCTCTTGGTTTTCTGTCAGTAATGGATAAACAATTCCTACACGAGAGCCTACATCAGGTCAATCCTTTGCCAAATCACTACTCCTCACTCCTCCACCACTTTAAACCCGTTTATTTTATAGCTCAACTACTTTCAACACCTTCTGTAACATGCTCATATCACctacacacaaagtacagtgtCCACATTATCCGTTATAAAGCAGCCAATGCAGCGTGTCTGCAGGGGAGACCCACAAGTCAGATCATATCAATCCGTCATATCCAGACTTACTTATTTCTCCGTGTAATACGTCGCCGCTAAACCTTCGTTAATTCTGGCGTAATTAACAGGGGAAATAACTCTTGCTACAGCAAAGTGATGCCTTTATGTAAAAGACTTCATTGTTTCTGAAAATGCACGTGAGGCTGATCCAGAAGCCCAACACTTGTTGTTGGACAGCCTTGATGATTCAGAGCATGTTGAAGAATTGTTGTAGGGGGAAAATAATGAAAGGACGTATTCTGCAGTAGGAAAGGAAATCAGTTTATGTTTGACAGCTAAAGGCATGTTATTTTCTGTAGCTCTTCATCTAAGCATGtctcaaagcacttcatcagAGTGAGCTCTTTTGAACATGCCGCATTACATTAATGCAGTTCTTTGCATTATTACATTTGCACATTACATTTACTATTTatactgtttttactgttaaCTTTGCACATTCCCGGTCaatttaatacaaataaatactattttttaaagtacagcagcatttttcacccacttacagtatattttacttactttttaaagtaaaactttatttatattgtttatgaTCACCTGTAGTACAAAAAGATGACAGAGTGATACTGTTAGAAATGATAATGGTAATATATACAGCATACATAtgcatatacatactgtatatatacccAAATATTCCtcacttgtttttattgtcataataACTAATAACCCACAAGATACAACCTGAGTCAGTTGTAACGTGTGCTGTGATGGAGAATTTTTCAAAAGTAGTCAGCAAATGAGCAGAAAAGTCAAAATAAGCAGACAAATGGTTGTGTAGTACCTGTGTTTGTatgaaaaaatgattgacaTTGATCAGCTTTTACATACTATATTTATGTAATAGTGTTAAGTTAAATATACGCATGTGGACCAAGATGAGTGGTGTTGATGATGAGGTACTTGACAGCTCATCTGATGTGCTTGTGGGGGGATGTTAGACAAAAATAGGAGGAAAATCATGAGTTTCATACTACTGTTATTTAAAGAGCACACTCAAAGGGAACATttcactgaataaaactgaaaagaaatatgcaactttatgtgtttttttcaagtTGCATGCTTATTGGTGCAAATTTTCagatgtgaatgtaaatgtaaatttcttgtttttggcCATGTTAACTGTTCCTTTACATGTGATTTCGACTTTCTACATGTTCTCACATATGATGATGTAAATCAGCACTGATCACcagtaaaattttattttaaccctCCTTATTTAATGTTTACAAGCAGTATTTAACACACTTGTAGTTGTAATCAGATATCATTTTTAGTGTACTACAACTACAACTCCTCCTGTGAAGTTTCTGTAACTGTTGTATAAATTGATAACGAAGGATTGACAATATAATTTAGTACAGTCGTAATCGTATTATATATGAACATTAATTATGacgtgtttattttttgttctatATCCATTATAgccattgtatttttttttactgagtttATTAATTAAGTACAAATTCATTTATAAACAGATATTTACTAATGAGGGCCAACACATGCAGCTGAAATCTATAAAAGAAGTGGACTTGAGTTGCAAAATTTTGGTCAAACTACTGTTACCGAAATTAACAAAGCGCAACATGTCTTCATGAGTTCTGaacacatttataaacagttttaaaactgCATGTGAATGATTTGTACATGTGtataaacacttaataaatattttataacacactgtaaggatttgttcatatttttagTCATACATCATTAAATGTGATTGCAGCTACTGTATGATATACTGTGTTATCAATCATTGATTCATTCATGAACTGTTAATGCATCACAGTAAGAATTTTAGTTGTTgctaaatacattaataaacacttaaaaagccctcatatctgcttataactccATTACAGTGTGTCATAAACAATGTATTAAGTTATATtatgcttataaatgctaaatagtaGCTAATGTTGCCTTTTCATCTATTGTATTAGTTTGAAATTTCAGCAAAAGTAAAATTTGAAGTGAGAATGAAACGTTAATAACAATATATGAAATCCAACACTGGTCCAAAAGGCACATGTTCGTTCAGGTTTTGGATGGTTTCCACTTGTGATTTTTGTAACATGCTATCCTGAATCTCATTGTTTTCATACATGAATCCTCTGTTTGCACAAAGTGTCCTCCCACAGTAAACAGTAGTCTTGTATTTGAAGAGAAAGTGCCAGTACATAGAAATAGGTCAACGATCTTGAGTTCAGCTAGACCTCAGAAGCAGTTAAACCCCAGAGAGGTGAACTTGTTAACCATGTACTCAAATTATACTGAGGACtcataaaattatttttcttacaGCAGGCAAACACCATAAGATTACCGAAGGCTCCTGTGCATGATTCTGAAATGATCTGTTCAATGATTGAATATTGACAAAACCCCCTCTCACAGTAATCCaatcagaaatgaaaatggAAGTGATCAATCTGTGATTAAAACCTACAGAAACTATTCTTTTCATACTGTCAGGTACGATCACAGATTTAGGTTCATTGATCTTAGGGTCTCACAATGAGTAAATGCAGTGAAGGCCTTAACTAACCTGATTAACTCAATGGAAACAACACCTGTGATCAAAAAGTGATTAGTAGCTGTTTTACACACTCCTACTCTAATAATGATTATTCTGCATCAAACGCAACCTTTATTGGGGCGTGTTGTTTTACTAGTGTGTACAGAGGTCATCCGTTTCAACATTTCTTCACGTTCGATCCATGCTGCTCTTCTGCAATTCCCATATTTGCTCAAGAAGTGTGCTGCTCAAAGCAGTAAGCAAATGAGCAAAGGGGGGTTGAGGGGGTAGGATGGGAGAATGCTTGATGCTTTAAATGAGTCACTCAGAGCAAAATCTTATCTTCCTtgtcattaaagttttattgcTGCTCCCATCTTGAACTTCTGTGAACTCCTCAAGGAACAGTCATATACAGGACTATAAAGTATAATCTTACAGTTATAGCTTTCTTAATCAAGAACTGACAAACTGTTCTGATGTCTTAGATAGGGCAGGTTTGTTCAAAATTCTCACATAACTTATCTGCAGTTTGGGGCGGGGGGTTTGTCTTAACATACTGCACCTACATTTCCACAGAGCACGGGGTGGACTGACACGTGCAGGAGGCTGTAAAACAACAGGAAATAATGTGAAAGTGGCACATGTTCTTTTTGGTGACAAATTCAAATGTAGTTATTGTATTCATAATTCAGCTGTGAGCTGGAAACTCTGGTTCAGAAAAATTATTCGCAAGTCGAATACCGGTCATAAAGGTGCAGTctgcagaatttagtggcatctagcagaacatgATATTCctcagtatgttttaattagtgtataatcacctgaaaataagaatttttgtattttcgttaccttagaatgagccctttatatctacacagggagtgggtcctcttccatgagGCCCatcatgttgcaccgccatttTTCTACAGttgcccagaatggacaaaccaaatattggctctagagagggccttttatgttttttgagAGTTTAACAACCAGCATAgtttctcctacacgcttggaaggggagggtgaggggatgGGTATACAGTTGGTTGGAATCTGCAACCTCAACACTAGACACCAATAAAtccacactggtcctttaaatttagaaacagaaaaaagatcTCTAGTAGTTCGGCACTGTGGGAAACACGCTTTTTCGTTACCGAAAGTTAGATGAAAAGCTCAATACCACTTTCATATTTGTTTGGTCAATACAAAACTACAGCCAGGGGacgcttagcttagcataaagactggaaatggggaAATAGCTTAGTCTCacctaagctaggctaaccggctgctagctgtagcttcatatttactgtagtatcaatcttctcatctaactgttGACAAATTAGTGAAACGTTAGAAAGACGAAAGTtgcattcagaccaaaaacagccctgcattaaaacaatgtaAGGAGCTTTGTTGTGTACAGGTCAGACAACAAAATATGAGGTTTggaaaggtttggacacaccctcCCAAATGCCTTGAATGAGAaactgtgtccaaacttttgactggtactgtatgtgattgGCGAACACAGCATGTCAAAAGTGAAGATGGTTTTGGTCTTTCGGTCATCTGCAGTTGTCTCATCAAACTGCGTTGCAGCAAATGTTGAACCAGGTTTTTTGCTGGACAACCCTACTTTGTTTTGCAGAGGCCTCCGTGTCGGCAATCCCGCTGTGTCAATGCACTACCCCGTTCAAGattcaaataaatgatttttttttcaggcaggGCTCAAGTTGGTCTGAATGCTGccaaagagtctacagccatgctagcagctcagTAAGGCTGTAGCCTACTAGGAGCAGCActgttttgagctaaatgctaagatctgcatgctaacatgcgTTCAGTGaaaatgctaatatgctgataCATCCATGTGTTGAACAGGTGTAATGTACCGTGTTCTGCACCttggtttagcatgttagcatgctaacatttgctaacagctaaggctgatgggaatgtcattagttttggtcataaactgcaactaatgattatttcattatggattaatctactaatttcatttatttatttatttttgattaatcatttagtctgtaaaatgtcaaaaagctATGAAAAACCTTCCAGGAGACCAGGAtaatgtcttcaaatatcttgtttgtctgaccaacagtccgaaacagtctgtttgtttgtttgttttatttttgctcgAAAAATGACTGTGAATGTCCGTAACAAATTTCATGGGAAACCATGCAATTTTTCCTGAGACATCATTCTGAACCAAAAAgttcaacctcatggtggcactagaggaaaagtcaatggatcaccaaagtcattgagcttcatcctctgggcaccatgaatatcTATATAACAAATTTAATGCCAATCCagctaatagttgttgagatatttcagatCT includes:
- the hnf4a gene encoding hepatocyte nuclear factor 4-alpha isoform X1 translates to MDMADYSEALDPAYTTLEFENMHVLAMGTDSSPAESANMNATGHLAAGSLCAICGDRATGKHYGASSCDGCKGFFRRSVRKNHMYSCRFNRQCVVDKDKRNQCRYCRLKKCFRAGMKKEAVQNERDRISTRRSSYEDSSLPSINALIQADVLSRQITSPAPILNGDIRTKKIATITDVCESMKQQLLVLVEWAKYIPAFCDLPLDDQVALLRAHAGEHLLLGAAKRSMLYKDILLLGNDHIIPRNCPELEVGRVAVRILDELVLPFQELQIDDNEYACLKAIVFFDPDAKGLSDPGKIKRMRYQVQVSLEDYINDRQYDCRGRFGELLLLLPTLQSITWQMIEQIQFVKLFGMAKIDNLLQEMLLGGSANEAPHAPHSLHPHLVQEHLSSNVIVASNMPTPIHNGQISTPETPIPSPPTASSSEHYKIAQGVIATVPKQPTSIPQPTITKQEAI
- the hnf4a gene encoding hepatocyte nuclear factor 4-alpha isoform X2, which translates into the protein MVNVNTQVSSSMELPFDSSPAESANMNATGHLAAGSLCAICGDRATGKHYGASSCDGCKGFFRRSVRKNHMYSCRFNRQCVVDKDKRNQCRYCRLKKCFRAGMKKEAVQNERDRISTRRSSYEDSSLPSINALIQADVLSRQITSPAPILNGDIRTKKIATITDVCESMKQQLLVLVEWAKYIPAFCDLPLDDQVALLRAHAGEHLLLGAAKRSMLYKDILLLGNDHIIPRNCPELEVGRVAVRILDELVLPFQELQIDDNEYACLKAIVFFDPDAKGLSDPGKIKRMRYQVQVSLEDYINDRQYDCRGRFGELLLLLPTLQSITWQMIEQIQFVKLFGMAKIDNLLQEMLLGGSANEAPHAPHSLHPHLVQEHLSSNVIVASNMPTPIHNGQISTPETPIPSPPTASSSEHYKIAQGVIATVPKQPTSIPQPTITKQEAI